Proteins encoded by one window of Bacteroidia bacterium:
- a CDS encoding type IX secretion system membrane protein PorP/SprF, which translates to MKKLFFILILFILSKGLFAQQAPMTTQYMFNTLLINPAYAGSKPFTSATMMVRKQWAGFKGSPTTETASIHGALEDKNVGLGLYISNDHAGIINRTELFGSYSYTIEYGESKLAFGLQAGLSYLKSTLSDLVYNDNNDPVYEKNTINNVLPNFGAGLYYHTDLFYAGISAPLLLSYDPLKTLSVEMTDVHHIRRHYFLTTGYVFSLSEQVKLKPSSFS; encoded by the coding sequence ATGAAAAAATTATTTTTTATTTTAATTCTGTTCATTTTGTCTAAAGGTTTATTTGCACAGCAAGCACCAATGACAACACAATACATGTTTAATACATTATTGATAAATCCGGCTTATGCAGGAAGTAAACCATTCACAAGTGCAACAATGATGGTGAGAAAACAATGGGCTGGATTTAAAGGATCACCTACAACAGAAACTGCCAGTATCCATGGTGCGTTGGAAGATAAAAATGTTGGCTTAGGATTATACATAAGTAATGATCATGCAGGTATTATAAATCGCACAGAACTCTTCGGAAGTTATTCTTATACTATTGAATATGGAGAGTCAAAACTTGCATTCGGTCTTCAGGCAGGTTTAAGTTATTTGAAATCTACGCTATCAGATCTGGTTTATAACGACAACAATGACCCGGTTTACGAAAAGAACACCATAAACAACGTACTTCCTAATTTTGGAGCTGGTTTATATTATCATACTGATTTATTTTATGCAGGTATTTCAGCACCGCTACTTTTAAGTTATGATCCACTTAAAACATTGTCAGTTGAGATGACCGATGTTCATCATATCAGAAGGCATTATTTTCTGACAACAGGATATGTTTTTTCATTAAGTGAGCAGGTAAAATTAAAACCTTCTTCTTTTAGTTAA
- a CDS encoding OmpA family protein yields MNRKRNIFLLFVILFFTSCLSVKQRTADTYYEQNLYDKAIPYYQEVTNKKFNLDILIKLADCYRNVKNYALSEQIYSKIVTSNTDPIYQFYYAEALMQNGKYVEARKWLNKFLVLNRADSRALNLLASCDSIEMLYKDSLLFDVRRLPFNGIDESNFSPELFHSGIVYVSNRNTDPKNYKTNPVIDNYNLFYAQQTELGHWMDPVPLRGTINSIFNEGPCSFNNKFTKAFVTRNANEGKKIVTNQQSENVLEIFEATTKDGEWNISGPVNFNNNNYSVGHPSISPSGNSMVFVSDMPWGYGGTDIYRVEWINNTWSKPVSLGKVINTSGNEMFPFLLTDSILYFSSNGMIGVGGLDIYRTELTSNGWTVPENLGFPINSPRDDFGFICDMDELSGYFSSNRQLGKDNIFSFKRNPPILTLKGKLIDKTTSKPLKNYNLKLTTSGFDTTLIADNEGNFSAQLKTNKEYTLRAEDKNYFTASGMISTFGFRKSATLNNDLTLEKVIFNKPVIWRGIAFEKGKSDLTPATKTELNKLFNILLENKNIKIELSCHTDSRGAERDNLIISQARADKATAYLIGKGISKDRIISVGYGSQRLLNNCVRGVLCLEEDHQINIRTEIKYSPYQK; encoded by the coding sequence ATGAATAGAAAACGCAACATTTTTTTATTGTTTGTTATTTTATTTTTCACATCCTGTTTATCTGTCAAACAAAGAACAGCTGACACCTATTATGAGCAGAACTTATATGACAAAGCTATTCCGTATTATCAGGAAGTTACTAACAAAAAATTTAATTTAGATATCCTTATTAAACTTGCAGATTGTTATCGTAATGTAAAGAACTATGCACTATCTGAACAGATTTATTCTAAGATAGTAACATCTAATACCGACCCGATTTATCAGTTTTATTACGCTGAAGCACTAATGCAAAATGGCAAATATGTTGAGGCAAGAAAATGGTTAAACAAATTTCTAGTTCTAAATCGTGCCGATAGCAGGGCATTAAACCTATTAGCATCTTGCGATTCAATAGAAATGCTTTATAAAGACTCTTTACTCTTTGATGTCAGACGACTACCATTTAACGGAATTGATGAGAGTAATTTCTCCCCTGAATTATTCCATTCCGGAATTGTTTATGTTAGCAACAGAAACACTGATCCAAAAAATTATAAAACGAATCCTGTTATTGATAATTACAACTTATTTTATGCACAACAAACTGAATTAGGGCATTGGATGGACCCGGTTCCATTACGAGGCACAATTAATTCTATTTTTAATGAAGGCCCATGCTCTTTCAACAACAAATTCACAAAAGCCTTCGTGACACGCAATGCTAATGAAGGTAAAAAAATTGTGACCAATCAACAAAGTGAAAATGTACTTGAAATTTTTGAAGCTACCACCAAAGATGGTGAATGGAATATTTCAGGGCCGGTTAATTTCAACAACAACAATTACAGTGTAGGACATCCTTCTATATCACCGAGTGGTAACTCAATGGTTTTTGTTTCTGATATGCCATGGGGCTATGGTGGTACGGATATTTATCGGGTAGAATGGATTAACAATACGTGGAGTAAGCCTGTTAGTCTTGGAAAAGTAATTAATACAAGTGGCAATGAAATGTTCCCTTTCTTACTTACTGATTCAATACTCTACTTTTCAAGCAATGGCATGATTGGTGTTGGAGGTTTGGACATTTATCGAACCGAATTAACTTCTAACGGATGGACAGTACCTGAAAACTTAGGTTTTCCTATTAATAGTCCCAGAGATGATTTTGGATTTATTTGCGACATGGATGAGTTAAGTGGTTACTTCAGCAGTAATCGTCAGCTCGGAAAGGACAATATTTTTTCATTTAAAAGAAATCCACCAATTTTAACATTAAAAGGTAAATTGATTGACAAGACAACAAGCAAACCTTTAAAAAATTATAATCTAAAGCTGACTACTTCAGGATTTGATACTACTTTAATAGCAGATAACGAAGGTAATTTTTCAGCACAACTAAAAACCAATAAAGAATACACACTTCGTGCAGAGGATAAAAATTATTTTACAGCTTCTGGGATGATTTCTACATTTGGCTTCAGAAAATCAGCCACATTGAATAATGATTTAACGCTAGAAAAAGTAATTTTCAATAAACCTGTTATATGGAGAGGAATTGCATTTGAAAAAGGAAAATCAGATTTAACACCGGCAACTAAAACAGAATTAAATAAACTGTTCAACATTTTACTTGAGAATAAAAATATAAAAATAGAATTAAGCTGCCATACCGACTCTCGGGGTGCAGAACGTGATAATCTGATAATATCACAGGCAAGAGCAGATAAAGCTACTGCCTATTTAATAGGCAAAGGTATTTCAAAAGATAGAATTATTTCTGTTGGGTATGGATCACAACGCTTACTTAACAATTGTGTAAGAGGAGTGTTATGTCTTGAAGAAGACCATCAGATTAATATTAGAACTGAAATCAAATACAGCCCTTACCAGAAGTAA
- a CDS encoding carbamoyltransferase N-terminal domain-containing protein, producing the protein MANVLGISAFYHDAAATVVIDGKIVAAVQEERFSRIKNDANFPVNAIKFCLQYSGLKLNQIDHIVYYEKPFLKLERLLETFLETAPKGFQQFVVAAPIWVKEKVLIKNKIRESLKFIDENFSAKEILFCEHHLSHAASAFFTSPFSESAIITADGVGEWCTTAIMSGTQNSITTIKELNFPHSIGLLYSAFTQFLGFKVNSGEYKVMGLAPYGNKNSSQFKFYKSKISELIELKPDGSVLLNMRYFNYLTGLNMINENLWTELFEIKPRIAESEINSNHCNLALVIQTITEEVILNLANEAKRITNADNLCLAGGVALNCVAVGKLNKQNIFKNIYVQPASGDAGGAIGAALAIEHIFLCNKRIIVPQKDSMQGCRLGPDYDNQTIAQTLTKYNLHFIQYKEEELLKYIATHISNGKIVGWFQGRAEFGPRALGSRSILANPSSPQIQQILNQKIKKRETFRPFAPAMLFEDYSEFFEGGNENSFMSMTDILKKNKQIGNKLASEETELVEQFEKTRSEIQGVTHVDYSSRIQVVRETDDALFFKLLTEFKKLTGKGILINTSFNLRGQPIVCSPEDACKCFLETEIDILAINNFIASKNN; encoded by the coding sequence ATGGCCAACGTACTAGGCATTTCCGCATTTTACCATGACGCAGCAGCAACTGTTGTTATTGACGGAAAAATAGTAGCTGCAGTACAGGAAGAACGTTTTTCAAGAATAAAAAATGATGCAAACTTTCCTGTAAACGCCATAAAATTTTGTTTGCAATACTCCGGTTTAAAGTTAAATCAAATTGATCATATTGTTTATTATGAAAAACCATTTCTGAAGTTAGAACGGTTATTGGAAACATTTCTTGAAACAGCACCTAAAGGTTTTCAGCAATTTGTTGTAGCCGCCCCTATATGGGTAAAAGAAAAAGTTTTGATAAAAAATAAAATCAGAGAAAGCTTAAAATTTATTGACGAGAATTTTTCAGCAAAAGAAATTCTTTTCTGTGAGCATCACCTGTCTCATGCTGCAAGTGCGTTTTTTACTTCACCTTTTTCGGAATCAGCTATAATAACTGCTGATGGTGTTGGCGAATGGTGTACTACTGCTATCATGTCCGGCACCCAAAATTCCATTACCACAATAAAAGAACTCAATTTTCCACACTCGATAGGATTATTATATAGTGCATTTACGCAGTTCCTTGGGTTTAAAGTCAATTCAGGCGAATACAAAGTAATGGGCTTGGCACCTTATGGCAATAAGAATAGCTCTCAATTTAAATTTTATAAGAGTAAAATAAGCGAATTAATTGAGCTGAAGCCAGACGGATCTGTACTTCTGAACATGAGGTACTTTAATTATCTGACAGGGTTAAATATGATAAACGAAAACCTTTGGACAGAGCTTTTTGAAATAAAACCTCGTATAGCCGAATCAGAAATAAATTCAAATCACTGTAATTTAGCTTTGGTAATTCAAACTATTACTGAAGAGGTGATTTTAAATTTAGCAAATGAAGCTAAACGAATTACAAACGCTGATAATTTATGTTTGGCTGGAGGTGTAGCATTAAATTGTGTTGCAGTTGGCAAACTCAACAAACAAAATATTTTTAAAAACATTTATGTTCAGCCGGCTTCCGGTGATGCTGGCGGTGCTATTGGTGCAGCACTTGCAATAGAGCATATATTTTTATGTAACAAACGCATCATAGTTCCTCAAAAAGATAGTATGCAAGGATGCCGCCTGGGTCCTGATTATGACAATCAAACCATTGCACAAACTTTAACAAAATACAACTTACACTTTATACAATATAAAGAAGAAGAGCTATTAAAATACATTGCCACACATATTTCCAATGGTAAAATTGTAGGGTGGTTTCAAGGGCGAGCTGAATTTGGGCCGCGTGCACTTGGATCAAGGAGTATTCTTGCAAACCCTTCATCACCACAAATTCAACAAATATTAAATCAAAAAATTAAAAAACGTGAAACCTTCAGACCATTTGCACCGGCAATGCTTTTTGAAGATTATTCTGAATTTTTTGAGGGTGGTAATGAAAACAGTTTTATGTCCATGACTGATATTCTTAAAAAAAATAAACAGATTGGCAATAAATTAGCTTCCGAAGAAACAGAATTAGTAGAACAGTTTGAAAAAACCAGAAGCGAAATTCAGGGTGTAACACATGTTGATTACAGTTCAAGAATTCAGGTGGTGAGAGAAACTGATGATGCTTTATTTTTTAAACTTCTTACAGAGTTTAAAAAGTTAACCGGTAAAGGAATACTCATTAATACCAGTTTCAATCTAAGAGGACAACCTATAGTTTGCAGCCCCGAAGATGCATGTAAATGTTTTCTTGAAACAGAAATTGATATATTGGCAATAAACAATTTTATTGCCAGCAAAAATAACTGA
- a CDS encoding lysophospholipid acyltransferase family protein, whose product MKVLKIAFGIYAAIVFLITLLCVFPLFFLVFLLFSEKKSPVIAHNISRFWALILFRSFFIRYTIVNSNFISKKETYVFVANHRSMLDIPLYARACSNTFRFLSKAELTKIPLLGYVIKNLYVTVKRGDKKDRQKSIEAMRKTLESDISIFICPEGTRNFTDQILLPFKDGAFRLAIATQTPLAVLTVINTDVLLSPESPIALSARSN is encoded by the coding sequence ATGAAAGTGCTTAAAATTGCATTTGGAATATATGCAGCAATAGTATTTCTTATCACATTGCTTTGTGTTTTTCCTCTATTTTTTTTAGTGTTTTTATTATTCAGCGAAAAGAAATCTCCTGTCATTGCACATAACATTTCAAGGTTTTGGGCATTGATTTTATTCAGAAGTTTTTTTATTCGCTACACAATTGTCAACAGTAATTTTATTTCGAAAAAGGAAACCTATGTATTTGTTGCCAACCACCGCTCTATGTTGGACATTCCCCTCTATGCGCGTGCATGCAGCAATACTTTCAGATTTTTATCAAAAGCAGAACTAACTAAAATTCCTTTGCTTGGCTACGTTATCAAAAATCTGTATGTCACAGTAAAACGTGGTGATAAAAAGGACAGACAAAAAAGTATTGAAGCCATGCGTAAAACACTTGAATCGGACATTTCAATATTTATTTGTCCTGAAGGTACTCGTAATTTTACAGATCAGATATTGCTGCCATTTAAAGATGGCGCATTTCGATTGGCCATTGCAACACAAACACCATTGGCAGTTCTTACAGTGATTAATACAGATGTATTGTTATCGCCTGAATCACCAATAGCACTTAGCGCCCGGTCAAACTGA
- the eno gene encoding phosphopyruvate hydratase translates to MGNIAEIRARQILDSRGNPTVEVDVYTDNGVVGRAAVPSGASTGAHEAVELRDNDKKIYLGKSVMRAVNNVNAILNKELHGYPVFDQRSIDAAMIHIDGSPNKATIGANAILGVSLACARAAASESGYPLYRYIGGVNARILPVPMMNILNGGSHADNSIDFQEFMIMPVGAESFSESLRMGVEIFHNLKSVLKSKKYSTNVGDEGGFAPDIKSNEEAILTVIEAIEKAGYKPGDDVMIAMDAAASEFYDAENKVYHFKKSSGEKLTSSEMVSYWKQWCEKYPIVSIEDGLAEDDWAGWKELTNVLGGKVQLVGDDLFVTNTERLARGIKESIANSILVKVNQIGTLTETINAVEMAKNNSYTSVMSHRSGETEDTTIADLAVALNTGQIKTGSASRSDRIAKYNQLLRIEEMLGGAAEFPGKNFRNLI, encoded by the coding sequence ATGGGAAATATTGCTGAAATCAGAGCAAGACAAATACTCGACTCAAGAGGAAATCCTACTGTTGAAGTAGATGTATATACTGACAACGGAGTGGTGGGAAGGGCTGCCGTGCCATCAGGTGCATCAACCGGAGCACACGAGGCCGTTGAGTTACGTGATAACGATAAGAAGATTTACCTTGGCAAGAGTGTGATGAGAGCGGTAAATAATGTAAATGCCATATTGAATAAAGAACTTCATGGTTATCCTGTTTTTGATCAGCGCAGTATTGATGCAGCAATGATTCATATTGATGGTTCTCCTAATAAAGCTACAATAGGTGCCAATGCAATATTAGGTGTTTCATTGGCATGTGCCAGAGCAGCTGCAAGCGAATCGGGCTACCCGCTTTACCGTTATATCGGTGGTGTGAATGCTCGCATATTGCCTGTACCTATGATGAATATCCTTAATGGAGGATCTCATGCAGATAATAGTATAGACTTTCAGGAATTTATGATAATGCCGGTTGGTGCAGAAAGTTTTTCTGAGTCACTAAGAATGGGTGTTGAAATATTTCACAATCTGAAGAGTGTTTTAAAAAGCAAGAAGTATTCTACAAACGTTGGTGATGAAGGTGGTTTTGCACCGGACATCAAATCTAACGAAGAAGCTATATTGACAGTGATAGAAGCAATAGAAAAAGCAGGTTACAAACCAGGTGATGATGTCATGATTGCAATGGATGCTGCTGCTTCTGAATTTTATGATGCAGAGAATAAGGTATATCATTTTAAAAAATCAAGTGGAGAAAAACTGACATCATCAGAAATGGTTAGCTATTGGAAGCAGTGGTGTGAGAAGTATCCGATTGTTAGTATTGAAGATGGACTTGCAGAAGACGATTGGGCAGGATGGAAAGAATTGACCAATGTGTTAGGAGGTAAAGTGCAGTTAGTTGGTGATGATTTGTTTGTGACAAATACAGAAAGGCTTGCAAGAGGAATTAAAGAAAGTATTGCCAACTCAATTTTGGTAAAAGTAAATCAGATTGGAACTTTGACGGAAACTATCAATGCTGTTGAAATGGCTAAGAACAACAGCTACACATCAGTGATGAGTCATCGTTCAGGTGAAACGGAAGACACAACTATTGCTGATTTGGCAGTGGCACTAAATACAGGGCAGATAAAAACCGGTTCGGCATCTCGTTCTGACAGGATTGCCAAATACAACCAGCTTCTGAGAATAGAAGAGATGCTGGGCGGAGCTGCTGAATTTCCCGGGAAAAATTTCCGGAATTTGATATAA
- a CDS encoding citrate (Si)-synthase, eukaryotic: MDNIKEKFKEKALPMAGTIKDIVKTHGNFVLGEYTVEQVYQGMKGMIGMVTETSKLDANEGIRFRGYSIPELREKLPVSKEGPEPLPEGIFYLLLTGEMPLLKDVIEVNNEWMKRATVPKHVFDMLDMLPDKTHPMTQFSMAIMALQTESVFARKYREGMNKKDYWDPMYEDVMNLIARLPRIAAYIYRSTYKEGKHIEPDPKLDWAGNFAHMLGFEELDFRKLMRLYLTIHADHEGGNVSAHATHLVGSALSDPYLSLAAGMNGLAGPLHGLAAQEVARWIIELRDKYNGVPSREQLGEFIKTTLTEGKVVPGYGHAVLRKTDPRYTAQQDFAKKYMADDELFKIVQLLYDVTPEILKATGKIKNPWPNVDAHSGILLMHYGLVEYDFYTVLFGVSRAIGVLTSLLWDRALGMPIERPSSVTTQWIQEKIKSGEAVKAE, encoded by the coding sequence ATGGACAACATAAAAGAAAAATTCAAAGAGAAAGCCTTGCCAATGGCAGGGACAATTAAAGACATTGTAAAAACCCACGGCAACTTTGTTTTGGGTGAATATACAGTAGAGCAGGTTTATCAGGGCATGAAGGGAATGATAGGCATGGTAACTGAAACCAGTAAACTTGATGCCAATGAAGGAATTCGTTTCAGAGGATATTCTATTCCTGAACTTCGTGAAAAACTCCCGGTTTCTAAAGAAGGTCCGGAGCCATTGCCTGAAGGAATTTTTTACCTCTTGCTCACAGGTGAAATGCCATTATTGAAAGATGTTATTGAAGTAAATAATGAGTGGATGAAAAGGGCAACTGTTCCTAAACATGTTTTTGACATGTTGGATATGCTGCCTGATAAGACCCATCCAATGACACAATTTTCAATGGCCATTATGGCATTGCAGACAGAGTCTGTTTTTGCACGTAAGTACCGCGAAGGCATGAATAAGAAGGATTATTGGGATCCTATGTACGAAGATGTAATGAACCTCATTGCACGTTTGCCTCGTATAGCTGCATACATTTATCGCTCTACTTATAAAGAAGGCAAGCACATTGAGCCGGATCCAAAACTTGACTGGGCAGGAAATTTTGCTCACATGCTAGGATTTGAAGAGCTTGATTTTAGAAAGTTGATGCGTTTGTATCTTACCATACATGCTGATCATGAGGGTGGAAATGTTTCAGCACATGCCACGCATCTTGTTGGGTCAGCATTGAGTGATCCTTATCTTTCATTGGCGGCAGGTATGAACGGACTTGCAGGCCCGCTACATGGATTAGCGGCACAGGAAGTAGCCCGATGGATAATTGAGTTGCGCGATAAATATAATGGCGTTCCATCCCGCGAACAATTAGGTGAGTTTATTAAAACAACATTAACAGAAGGAAAAGTTGTTCCCGGATATGGACATGCTGTACTGCGTAAAACCGATCCCCGTTATACAGCACAACAGGATTTTGCTAAGAAATATATGGCAGATGATGAACTGTTTAAAATAGTTCAATTACTGTATGATGTTACACCGGAAATCTTAAAAGCTACAGGTAAGATTAAAAACCCATGGCCAAACGTTGATGCTCACTCAGGAATTTTACTGATGCACTATGGCTTGGTTGAATATGATTTTTATACTGTTTTGTTTGGTGTTTCAAGAGCAATTGGTGTGTTGACTTCACTTTTATGGGATCGTGCTTTAGGCATGCCTATTGAACGACCAAGTTCTGTAACAACACAATGGATTCAGGAAAAAATTAAATCCGGTGAAGCAGTAAAGGCAGAATAA
- a CDS encoding type IX secretion system membrane protein PorP/SprF: MNNIIWIGASYRSNDALAVIGEYQLSKKLRIGYSFDYSLTLLRNHSAGSHEFMLGYDFGYNVPKIKTPRYF, from the coding sequence TTGAATAATATCATTTGGATCGGGGCTTCATACCGTTCCAATGACGCACTTGCAGTCATTGGTGAATATCAGCTATCTAAAAAATTGCGAATTGGTTATTCATTTGACTATTCGCTTACCCTACTCAGAAACCATTCAGCAGGATCGCATGAATTTATGCTTGGATACGATTTTGGTTATAATGTACCTAAAATAAAAACTCCGCGTTATTTTTAA